Proteins from a single region of Sporosarcina sp. FSL K6-1508:
- a CDS encoding helix-turn-helix domain-containing protein — translation MIEVNEWYTRQEVADILGVSKPTVYHYAKQKKIIKISDPQRLVREARYKREEVDALAEERRRNKPTGLRPSELAKQLGVPVSRIYTIIKENNLPIDEILLGDEAKGYSISDELAEQIQQVVLRTTPRRGLRAEFYESKHDIALYQRFLAPNGQDIRVLRNENLEWGFYLQSRTWIPYEDGINKFQYEAAYLIHQTNKRAVAYTDFLLPKNLVESFEFLDFVYQVWGIENIRLREHDTEIALSIKSGLMKLSIPVPETITEGLIMSFLQLGEVEQVHGAWNLISGYRRTTVDLPSNLLDSLQDISNQRDMTMSEYIEEAIRRNIEREENSK, via the coding sequence GTGATTGAAGTGAATGAATGGTACACACGACAAGAAGTGGCAGATATACTAGGTGTTTCTAAACCAACTGTTTACCATTATGCTAAACAAAAGAAAATCATTAAGATATCGGATCCGCAGCGGTTGGTTCGTGAAGCCAGGTATAAGAGAGAAGAAGTCGATGCCCTTGCAGAAGAACGCAGACGCAACAAACCTACGGGTCTACGTCCTTCAGAACTGGCGAAACAATTAGGCGTACCAGTTTCGAGAATCTATACAATCATTAAAGAGAACAATCTCCCCATTGATGAAATACTGCTGGGAGACGAAGCGAAAGGCTACTCCATATCTGATGAATTGGCTGAACAGATTCAACAGGTAGTTCTTCGGACGACTCCCAGACGCGGTTTACGGGCTGAATTTTACGAATCAAAGCATGACATTGCACTTTATCAAAGATTTCTTGCCCCTAATGGTCAGGATATTCGAGTGCTACGGAATGAAAATCTTGAATGGGGATTTTATTTACAATCACGTACATGGATCCCTTACGAAGACGGAATCAATAAATTTCAGTATGAGGCAGCATATTTAATTCATCAAACAAATAAACGCGCAGTTGCATACACGGATTTCTTGCTACCGAAAAATTTGGTTGAATCATTTGAGTTTCTCGATTTTGTCTATCAAGTATGGGGGATTGAAAACATCCGTTTGAGAGAGCATGATACAGAGATTGCATTGTCAATAAAGAGTGGTTTGATGAAATTGTCTATACCTGTACCAGAAACGATTACAGAAGGCCTTATCATGTCATTCCTTCAATTAGGTGAAGTAGAGCAAGTGCATGGAGCATGGAATCTAATCAGCGGTTATAGGCGTACTACTGTGGACTTACCGAGCAATTTGTTGGATTCGTTACAGGACATATCTAATCAAAGAGACATGACTATGAGTGAATACATTGAAGAAGCAATTCGAAGGAACATCGAACGAGAGGAGAATTCAAAATGA
- a CDS encoding thermonuclease family protein, producing MKFFYNFLVLLCAVILTACSVPTDELSEEINKKVEEEVGKVVEKATQEGQKKVEEGLSVGKDKVDSILGDLLGSDNAQPETTAPANKIETGGTTEQIPVELISVIDGDTIKIRYDNKVINVRYLLLDTPEVTNGKNQPFGIEAKIRNKELLKSGVVSIEFDVGERMDKYGRLLAYVYIDKVNIGEILVMEGLARIAYITPPNTRYLETYEKAQDEAKNAGRGIWSIDNYSSSYGFKE from the coding sequence ATGAAGTTTTTCTATAATTTTTTAGTACTGCTTTGCGCCGTTATATTAACGGCTTGCTCGGTTCCAACAGATGAGTTATCTGAAGAAATCAATAAAAAAGTTGAAGAAGAGGTGGGTAAAGTCGTTGAAAAAGCGACGCAAGAAGGGCAGAAAAAGGTGGAAGAAGGACTATCCGTTGGTAAAGATAAAGTAGATAGCATTTTAGGTGATCTGCTTGGTTCAGATAACGCACAGCCGGAAACGACGGCGCCCGCTAATAAAATTGAAACAGGCGGCACCACCGAACAGATACCAGTCGAATTAATATCCGTAATAGACGGCGATACGATTAAAATTAGATATGATAATAAAGTTATAAATGTAAGATATTTACTTTTGGATACCCCCGAAGTGACAAATGGTAAAAATCAACCCTTTGGAATAGAAGCTAAAATTCGTAATAAAGAATTGCTGAAAAGTGGTGTTGTTTCTATAGAATTCGACGTAGGGGAAAGAATGGATAAATATGGAAGATTACTTGCGTATGTATACATAGATAAAGTCAATATAGGCGAGATTCTTGTAATGGAAGGACTTGCTCGAATCGCTTATATCACGCCCCCCAATACACGTTATCTGGAAACTTATGAGAAGGCACAAGATGAGGCTAAGAATGCAGGCAGAGGAATTTGGTCCATTGATAATTACTCAAGTAGCTACGGGTTTAAAGAATAG